The Thunnus thynnus chromosome 22, fThuThy2.1, whole genome shotgun sequence genome includes a window with the following:
- the wdr55 gene encoding WD repeat-containing protein 55, translated as MYREDCIVIVWLSGLYSTAGGSMTGFHQERCRIQRRGRKKDNIMAAPAEHVEPASTAADPPEMDKTDAPETSRDPDTDPDEDEDEDGGEPAGPKIRETPQDIRLEAIANTVALHPSRDMLVCGDVDGDVYAFSYSCTEGENRELWSSGHHMKSCRQVRFSADGLQLYSVSRDKAVHLLDVERGQLVTRIRGAHGAPINSLLLVDQNILATGDDGGTLKVWDMRKGTAIMDLKHHEDYISDIAVDQAKRILLTASGDGTMGVFNIKRRRFELLSEFQSGDLTSVALMKRGKKVVCGSSEGTIYIFNWNGFGATSDRFAVKAESVDCILPITDNIMCTASMDGYIRAINLLPNRVIGCIGQHVGEPIEELAKSWDSRFLASCGHDQLIKFWDISSLPNATVNEYRKRKKKDGRMKSLTKKAHGDNDFFAGLVDETEKKEEGGEEEEEEEEDDSDSDSGSD; from the exons ATGTATAGAGAGGATTGTATTGTCATTGTGTGGCTGTCTGGTTTGTACAGTACAGCAGGGGGCAGTATGACCGGTTTTCACCAGGAGCGCTGCCGCATTCAGCgtagaggaagaaagaaagacaacatCATGGCAGCCCCCGCAGAACACGTTGAACCCGCGTCCACAGCAGCAGATCCTCCAGAAATGGACAAGACAGACGCTCCAGAAACCAGCAGAGACCCAGACACGGACCCAGATGAGGACGAAGACGAGGACGGAGGCGAGCCGGCCGGGCCGAAGATCCGAGAAACCCCGCAGGACATCCGGCTGGAGGCGATCGCCAACACGGTGGCTCTGCATCCGAGCAGGGACATGCTGGTGTGCGGGGACGTGGACGGGGATGTGTACGCCTTCTCCTACTCCTGCACGGAGGGTGAGAACCGGGAACTGTGGTCGTCCGGACACCACATGAAGTCCTGCCGCCAGGTGCGCTTCTCTGCAGACGGACTGCAGCTGTACAGCGTCTCCCGGGACAAGGCCGTCCACCTGCTGGACGTGGAGCGCGGACAGCTGGTCACCAGGATCCGCGGGGCGCACGGAGCCCCCATCAACAGCCTGCTGCTGGTGGACCAGAACATCCTGGCGACCGGAGACGACGGAGGCACCCTGAAG GTGTGGGACATGAGGAAAGGGACGGCCATCATGGATCTGAAACATCATGAGGATTACATCAGTGACATCGCTGTGGACCAGGCCAAGAGGATCCTACTCACTGCCAG TGGCGACGGTACCATGGGCGTCTTCAACATCAAGAGGCGGCGGTTCGAGCTGCTGTCGGAGTTCCAGAGTGGCGATCTGACGTCAGTGGCGCTGATGAAGCGGGGGAAGAAGGTGGTTTGCGGCTCCAGCGAGGGCACCATCTACATCTTCAACTGGAACGGCTTCGGAGCCACAAGCGACCGCTTCGCCGTCAAGGCCGAGTCGGTGGACTGCATCCTCCCCATCACCGACAACATCATGTGCACCGCCTCCATGGACGGGTACATTCG AGCCATCAACCTCCTTCCTAACCGGGTCATTGGATGCATTGGGCAGCACGTTGGCGAACCCATCGAAGAGCTCGCCAAGTCCTGGGACTCTCGCTTCCTGGCCAGCTGCGGCCATGACCAGCTTATCAAGTTCTGGGACATTTCCAGTTTACCCAACGCAACTGTCAACGAATACCgcaagaggaagaagaaagacgGACGAATGAAGTCTCTCACCAAGAAAGCCCACGGAGACAATGACTTCTTCGCAGGACTTGTAgatgaaactgagaaaaaggaggaaggaggagaagaagaagaagaggaggaagaggacgacagtgacagtgacagtggcAGCGATTAA